tgcagcaaagccatccagtatgaccagcacatttcccagagtcactacccttaatAGCAGAACGTCAATGAttacattggctacttggatcacagcagtccccacaatagatttgcccactccaaattgattcccgactgactggtagcagtcaggcgttgcaagcttccacagggctatcaccactcgcatCTCAACAGTCAGGGCAGctgtcatcttggtattcttgcgcttcagggcaggggaaagcaactcacaaagttcaaggaaagtggctttacgcatgcgaaagtttcacagccactgtgaatcatcccatacctgcaacgctatgcggtcccaccaatctgtgcttgtttgctgggcccagaatcggcgttccactgtatcaaccagccccactgccaccatgatgtcccaattgccacatcccgtgctttcaggaatgtctgtgtccatgttctcatcACAATCATCCTTGTGCTAGCGtttcttagcccagttctgcacatactccaggataatatgcaaggtgtttacaatgctcaaaacagcagtggtgagctgagtgggttacatgcttgccgtggtatggcatgtgcacgggtaacccaggaaaaaaggcacaaagcgattgtctgccattgctttcacagagggaaggagggagggaggggcgactgacgacaggtacccaaaaccaccctcgacaatgtttttgccctctcaggcattgggagcttaacccagaattccaatgggcagcggagactgtgggaactgtgggatagctacccacagtgcaccactccgtaagtcgatgctagccacggtattgaggacacactccactgacttaatgcacttagtggggacatacacaaacgactgtataaaatcgatttctaaaaatcaacttctataaaatcgacctaattttgtagtgtagacataccgtgagtataagacaagaaacaacggATGGATGAGGCACTACAACCACTTAGTTTGGAAGCCCACCGACTATGCAGATCAAAAGGAGCACCAGCCATGGTCTGTAGTTACTAACCAAGGGCCCCAGAATCAGCATCCTAGAGGACAGCAGCAATGGGAAAAAGAATTGTAAGAACAACAGAATCCTGTTTCCATGACTGAGAACTCTGTGCTACCCGGAGATATTCTGCTCAGACAGTAAGTGTCCATACTGAGGATTTTCACTGCTCCAGATGGCTCCAGGACAGAGACTCaaactttaaagtcagaagggaccatcacaatcatctagtctgacctcctgcacattgcaggccacagaacctcacctaacAACATGTAgttgatctgcaactgctagcaggaaatatctccaatgactggtgatgggacactagatggggagggctctgaattactatAAGGAATTCtgtcccaggtgtctggctggcaggtcttgcccacatgctcagcgTCTAACTGaacaccatatttggggttggaaaaGAACTTtgccctgggtcagattggcagagacttttttatttttttggccttTCTCTGCATCATGGGGGACGTGACTCACAGGTTTAAACATGCGTATTAGGGAAAGCaactaaaaatataaatgtttactgTTTATACTAGATGACTGTTTATCgttaaaaacattaaatgatgtttaaaatgtgtttttgctTCTTTCTCATATTTCCTTGCCAAAATCTGCCTCCTTTCTGGAAAGGACAAGCAGACCATGTCGACACAGGGATGCAGCAAGGCACTGTGGTAAGGCTCCCCGAAAGCACCACGTTTCGGCCTCTCATTGCAACATTGCTAAGTTAACTAGCACCGTTTTGGGGCCAGGTGGCTCTTTCCTCAGCCTCACTGCAGCTGGTGTTCACGGCAATTAATCCTGCACCGGCACCCGCACCTGAGCGGCCTTTCCCGGGAGGTGGTGAGCGCGCTCAGCTCCCCTAAGGGGTGCGCCGCTTCTCATCCGCTTGACTTGTGGGCATGAGCTAGTTAAACCCAGGCTCAGTGCCCCGGTGGCCAGCCGCCGGGCAGAGCACGGGGCCGGTTCGCGGCTCGCCGGGGGCAGCCGCAACCCGGCTACCAAGGCCAGAGCTGCGCGGTGCAAAGCGGGCGCTGGGCTGACAGGTCCCGGGGGGGCGGCTCAAGGGGCACCTGGCGCGCGGGGGCCGATGCGGGGCCCCAGGAACAGGCCGCGCCGGGGGGGGTCCCGGCCCCCAGGGTCTGTGGTCAGGCGCGTCCATTCGGGGCCTTCTTCCCGCGAGACGCGCCAGGGCagctcggccccgcccccgcccggctTTACGGGCCCACGaagcccctgccccgcccgcGCCTGCCCCCGGAAGCGGTTTGTGACGGCGCCCCGCggcaaggctgggggaggggccaagCCCGGCAGCGACCCGGCCCGACCGGCTCTGTCTGCCTCCCGCCGGCCCGCGGGGAGGCCGGAACGTTGGTGCCACGGCTGCCGTTTCCGCCAGGACCCTGCCCCGCGCTTTCCCACCGGAAGGAAAGGCGGCGGCGCTGGGCAGGTCGCCGCGGGGTGTGGCGCGCGTCTCTCGCTCTCGCGGGGATGTCCAGGCGCCGGCGGTTCCTGGAAGGGGCGGCTCGGGCGCTGATGGGCACGTGCCCGGCTCAGGCCCGATTCCTGACGTAAGAGCCTGGCGCGCGGTCCCCCTttccgggggcgggggagagagaacaAGATCTCCAGTATTCTGATTTGTGACGTAATAAGGGCCACATCTCCttccggggggaggaggggtgtgctCTGAGAACGTTCTGTTAAATCTCCTGTAGAGTCATGGCCCCGCCCCCTCGTGTTCGTCCACCACGTGGCCCCGGTTTCTTGACGCCTCCCCTGCCCAGGGGCCCGGGCTGTGCGTGGCTGGCTGAGCCCCGCGCGTTTGGGCCGAGGTGCTGTGTGGCGCCCTGTGCCAGGCTGACCTCTGTCCACCCCCACAGCCcgctgtgtgtctgtctgtactgctgcccccccccccccccgacttcccCCCTTCTCTCCACAACAGTTCCTTATAGAGGACAGCCCATACACAGGGCAGGATCCCAGACAGGGGGTGTGGCTCGGTCTGGAACCAGCGCCTCCTGCTGCCCGAGCGCAGTGACTTGTAACTTGGTCAGTAACCCCGTCCTTTTTCCTCCCCCAGGTGGACGCTTCATTCTGAAAAAGGCAAGTTTAAATAATTCAGTGGTTTTGGTTCTTTAAATTGGAGACAGACAGGCAAGCTCAATTCACAGCTTTTGAACTGCCCAGAACACATGATGTGACTTTTAAAACATGTTCAGTTCTTCTCCACTTTCGAAAACGGGGGATAACAGAGGGAAATCCTTCACCAGACGGAATtaggaaatgtttttcttttggtaGAATTTTCTGTGGCTACCACTTATGTCTGATTTAATGTTACCAGGAATGGGATGTAGTGAGGCAGATGTGGGACCATCTCTCCATGTTGCATCCATTCACGTCAAGCCTCAATTTCGCCTTTCATTAGCCTGTTTTGATTCTAAcactattgtatttttaattaaatctcaGTCTTGGAAGAAGCTTAGCAAGGGCAGAccacctttgacttcagtagggttttATGTTGCCACAGGACTGTGCTTCATGGAGTTCCTTGCAGGAATATGTTTCTCATAATGTAAGATTTTGAAGAAAGGTGGACGTATTTTGCTGGTACAATTACCTGTTGGACAGCACATTACTATATGTAACTGAACACACAATAcaacatgattatttttttaacattttggcaTTCGGCTTCCTCTTGAGTTTTTGCTGAGTATGAAATGCAGACTCAAACTAATCCTGTATCTAGTGCTGAAATAGAAACACCTCTAACAGAACAATTTGAACAAAGTACTTGTAcccaaataagatttttaaaatgctagagAAAAGGCTGCCATACCCTTATCAATGCACAATTTACAGTATGCTATACATTAGTGGCTTAATAGCTGTAATATATGCCTTTTATATGTTTACCTCTAAAACATACTTACAGAGAGAAGTTCATCTAGGGTTTTACTTTATTCATCTGTAGATAACAAAACCGACAGAGAAAAGATATGCCCTTACTGTTTCCAGTTTTTGGTTCCTGATAATCACAGAGTACGTCTCAAACCCAAGATGAAACTGATTCCACGGATACAGAAACTTCTTAATCGGGAGGCAAAGAACCAAAAACTCAATTTGAAACAGACAAAGCTTTTGAAAAAGTATAAGGACTCAAGAAGTGTTCAGGTAAGATTGCGATTCCAATTAATACGATAACTGGGTTTGTTCATTCCCTGGAGCCTTAAATTCCCTCAAAGAGAGAGGGAATAAAAGAAGATAGGAAGCTTTTCTCTTTAGAAATTGAGTTTGCAATCCATATGATTATTTCATCAGAACATAACAACTTTCTCTATGTAACTTTCCTGTTACGGTAACTTCTATTCAAATACACaaggaattttaaaacaaaaaacctgactTTAATAACAAGGAGATGAGAAAATGGCAGGTGGAAAAATCCCCAAACCTCCAAACACATGGCTGCAAAAATGTACAGAAGCCACAATCTGCACATTCTAAGATTTAATCTAAAAAACAAGCCATTTATCTTTTTATTGTGAAGATAACTTTTTGTTGTGAACATTCTCGGTGTAAACTGTACTGCTAGTCTATTTGTGCAGTTTTGCAGACGTGTCTCCAGCCAAACTAGCAGCAGCAAAGATTGATACTTGTCTTTTCCCACCCTCTTCGCTCAAGAGTGTTGCGACCTGCAGAGCCTAATTGGGGCCAGGTAAATCCTAACATCATTAAGTAGAGGTaggttttcccccctttttttaaaaaagaggaaatcAAAGCTGAAAAGCCTGTTAAAAGTTAATATTCCAGCAGTTACACTAGTTTGGGTGTGAtggacattttgtttttaaagtgtataAGCTGAATGTTACTGTTTGTCATAAAATGTCTATGATAAAGCATACAACACGTAACATAATCCTAATTAAGGTTGCTGTTGGAACATTAACTCTTATTGACTTACTTCTTTTCTTTAGCCATTTGAGGTATGTCTTCACAGTGTTTTGGAGCCTGTGGGAGCGAGCCTGTCAGCCCAGGTTGATAGACTTAGgtagcagggctcatgctagtgctctgaaaatagctgtatagacagggctttgaagttgtggcttagGCACCGAAACCTAGGGAGTGCGGGGTGTTTCATACTCTGAGCCACACTTCAAAGCTCTGTCtagacagctatttttagagtactAGTGAAAGCTCTGCTAGATCAAATCTGTTAACCCGGACTGGGATGCTTGCTCCTGTGGGCTGCAAAATGCTGCATAGACATACTTATGGAGGCCTGAAGATTTCAAGGACAGCTATGCCTGGAGGAAACACTTGTCACCAGTCTCCCATTTAGAAGTCTGTTGTGAAGCTGTGTACCTAAATGAGAGTAAATTATTTCTGGAAGAGATCAGAAGTTCATGCACACACAAAGTGCTTAGTAACACATCAACACTGTCCCAGTTGCTTATAATTTGAGGGCGAGGATATCCATAGTGACATGTAGTCTCACATGTCCGACAATGAAAcaatttttgttggtttggtttgtttctttatcagcatttttcaaattgAGTGTGAACTGCCTGAGCAGGCTCTGATGTCTCCCAGAGGAAGCTCAAACAATCTTAGGGAAAATTGGGTTGGGTGGCAATTTTGTGTGAGACTTTCCTGACCAGTGTTTAATATTCAATACTGAATAGCCAATGACTTCTTATTTGCTGATTAGAAAGTGGAAATGATCCAGCAAGAATGAAAAATGAATTACTGACTTCCCCTATCTACAGGGTTAAAATTTACATTTCTGCCCCAGAGCACAGTGTTTTATCACCAATAAAAGGCACTTTACCCAGTGCTGCAAACCAGTGTGCATTATGGGAGGTCTCAGAATGCTTTCTGGGCTCGatttttgctctcatttacaccaatgtgtaaatccaaagtaacttcattaaaataatgaaaatagtcATTAAGGGGCGAGGGAAGACACTTGTTAACACAAAATATAGTAAACAGTGCTAACACATTTCACTTTACTGCATGAGCTTCATTGTATTCCAGAATGATCAAAATGGAGAAGTTTTCAAGTTCTGAAGCTGTCATGTAGAAAGTAATTATATATAACTTTAATGTTGTGCTATAGAGACCTACAAATCTATTAAAACAATTATATAGACAGATGTCTTAATAAATGAAGACAACACCCCACTGGGGGcggacggatagctcagtggtttgagcattggcctgctaaacccagggttgtgagttcaatccttgagggggccatttagggatctggggcaaaaattgcggattggccctgctttgagcagggggttggactagatgacctcctggggtcccttccaaccctgatattctatgattctaggcccAACATTGACTCTTCAGAGCGTGTCCTGCTGTCAGATTGAACAGCTTTCTAAGAAATGAGGAAACTACTGATTATAATTTCCTGTGCCAGAATTTGCAACAATAGAAATCTGAAGCACCAACACCACAAGATTGGGTTGAGGAAGTATCATAATCATTAACGAGGATCACTTCTATGTCAAGGCTATAGGCACTTCAGATAGACACAGTACAAAACTAACAAAATGAAGCAAATTCCCTCCCCTCAAAATTTTAGTTTCCATTTGAAGGGCTCACAAACCACTGTGAACCTGGAAGTTTTGCTTTTATTATTCACTGGTGTGATATCACAAATATTTAGGATGGATTTGAAAAGCTGTCATTTTAGACAGCGGATATTCAGTGTGTCTCTTCCTATTCCAATAACGTAGGTGGATCCAACACTTTGTGGTCTTGCCCAAACAAACTTAAGTAATGATACTAaggcaggggtggacaaactttttggcccgaaagCCACTTCAGGGTGTGAAATGGTATGGAGGTCcgggtaggaaaggctgtgccccccaaacctcctggcccccaccccatccagccccgcccactgactgcccccctcagaaactccaacccccccccccccccaccttgtcccctgaccgcccccctctgcccctaaccgcccccctgggactccacccccaaccaaccccccctgctccctgtccaccctgacccctatccacatccccacccccgacaggccccccgggaccccacccccatccaacccctccctgttccctgaccacaCCACCCCAGaaccactgccccctgctcctgactgcccccccgggaccccctacccaacccccttCGCTGCCACGCACGCCGCCACTACCGTccccaggcaggacagtcctgcaggccgtagtttgcccacctctgtactaaGGAGTAGGTGGCCAGGTGTGAATGTACCGCttatgtcttaaaaaaaaaaaaaaaaaaaaatccccaaaagaaCCAAATATTGATGTACACTGTGACCTGCAGAGCTGTAACAGGTTTTTagacaaaaatatacatttgtttgTTAGCTGGACAGATTCTCAGAATATAGCAGGCATCCATATAAATGTGAGTTTATAGTTTGTGGTCCATTCTAATCTCCATGCAATGTCCTTGAATTGGGATTTAAACATAGTAATACCGTCTGCTCTGTTTCAGACAGACTGACAGTCCCATTAAGATCTGTCTGAGTTAAGATCAAGATTGACTTACATACTTACTGTGATTTGGTGTGCACTTTGCTAGTTAGATTGTGCTTGAAATGTTTCTGGTATTATATACTTAAAATACTACCAGGAACTGACAGCTCCCAAAATTACCATTTTAGAGCCATATAAGCTCCTTCTGTAGAAAATGACAGGAGCAAAGTTGACTGAGACTTAAACCAACAAGCTGACAGGCTAGGTTTACAAGACCTTTCTTAACCATTAGTGATATGTTATATCTTGGTTTAAGCATTCTGCTAACTTTGCAATTGCATAAAATTACCTTATTCCATTTTGCAGAGTTCTAAAACTCCTAGAGGCATCGTCTGTAAATTTGTTTTTGCAGATATGGTTCATCAGTTAATGGAAGATCAGCTGTTAAAGAGACTTTTGCCAAAGCCATTGGTTTCCAAACTTTGGgttgtggaccactggtggtcttcTGTGGAGAGTTGGCAGGTCACATTGTTTTAATTCTCCTTGTTTCTAGCTGAATCCATTAAAAAGagctaaaataaattaaaagctttCCTGTTATTTTCTGTGACAGCAGTTGGTGTACTTGTAAGAGATGTTATGTGATGGGAGCAGTGTCTCAGACAGTCTCTCTATTAACACATGGTTTTGCCCGCTCAGCTGCTTCCCCTTTTGACCCCACTGAACTTTAGTAGATACCCTCTAGTCCCACTCTCCCTGTGTGGTTCTCCTTCTCGCCATACCAATGGGCTACCTTGTTTCTTTTTATCTGTAGTgcatctttttatttttgcagatttgggatttttaatattttctctgaagACTCACCAAAAAAAGTGTTCTGGAGGGGtacccatgttagtctgtatcagcaaaaacaacgaggagtccctgctgcaccttagagactaacaaatgtatttgggcataagctttcatgcgctaaaacctacttcatcggtgccacaaggattccttgttgtttttgcaaaAAAGTATTGTATATTTACATAGAGgtgtaaattaaaaaatgaattttaaaatacattttgatcGTTTTCTGGATTCTTGTCTGTTTGTGGTGAAACATGAATTCCACTGGGGTACATTCAAAGTATTATACAGTCAGAGCTACTTTTAATGTTGTCTAGTCTTTTTGTGGTGACAAGGTTGTTTTTCGTGTTTCACTCCATGTGTTTGCAATTCAGAATTAAAAGTCCCCTGAAATTAGTTTCCAGGGGATTGGAGTCATTTCTAGTCACACCGTTGGGGATTTGATGATTTACGTGGTTTAAAAGAGAAAGCTAGATGTGGATTTGATGTTGCTTTTTATGTCTCTCTGCTTCACACAAGTAAGTATTTAAGCAGCTTGATTCACTCTCTGTAATTTTGAAGAGCAGTTTAGATAAGTCTAAAAGTGTTAGTCACCAATGccttatacatttaaaatgcagGAAGACTGACAGAAGAGCTAacatttcctttcctctcttcaTAGCTGGTTACTTGCAACACATGCAACAAAACAACAAGACATCATGGTAAAAGCAGAGATTTTCTGGCAACAGCAACAAGCCGTTCTGGTACTCCGAAGAGTAGACCAGACCCAAAGACTCAGATATCTGCAAACAAAACGACACCCTTAAACCCCAGTAAATCTGGATCTAAAAGCAAGAGTCCAGCATCAACTTCCAGGTGCCTATTTCCATTTTACCTAAAGAGGCAACATACTTCAGTGAATAAGGGCACAGTACTAGAAGTCAGGAAAGGGAGTTCAGACAAGTTGTTTAGTAATCGCTCTGATAATATTTTATCAAGGATCTGAAATGGAAGATCAGTtgttgtttgggtttgttttttaattgcaggAGTCCAAAGAGTCTAATAAAAAGAGTGACTAGGGGTAAAAAATATCACTtctaggtgtttttaaaaaaataaacttcgGCCTTAGTGTGAGATACCATGTAGGGTTTTTATTTTCTAAGCATGTATGTAATTGTGTGCACAAACTCAGTACTTGCATACATATTTGGGTAGTTGTGCTTCTCACAGCCCACTTTTACACGCAATGTATAAGTTATGTTTGCAGTTAAGTAATTGTGCACCTGAATTTTATGTAAAGACCATTTTCAAACGCAGACCATAAAATTACATTATTCCTCCAGCCTCTTTTTAGTAAGAGATTTAtcggatttttgttttgttttgcttttcagaaCATGCATGGCTGGACAGTCACCATCCAGTTCTTTGTCCAAGACTCCCAAAAACACTAAATTTCACTTTACTCAGCTAAAACGGTTGCTTAatcttgaagaaaaacaaaagagccAGAAGAAGATGGACCTGAAAAACTTCTTGTCTTCACTTTGAAATACTGAATAATTACAATAGTCATGATAATGGTTACAATAGTAGTGGCTAAAATTGGGCCAGTAAATGAACTAGATTAGTGGCTGCTTTATTAATTGTTTTATAAACTTAGAAACAATTTTTGTTAATACTGGTTTAATTTCTGGCTGTGTTAAGGCCTTCAGCATGTAGGGGAGATTTAAATACATTGTTTGGAAACAGTCTCTGTACTTTTAGATGGATTGCCTACCAGAGGATATTGCTGGAATAATAAGGTAATAAGCCATGTCTTGGAAGCCTGAACTTGTATCACAATCTTTAGTGGCTCAGGAATTAAAAGCCAAAAGCTGTTCTTGGACCAGATTGGTTTGCACTGTAGCAATCAGTGTAATGGTTTTTAAAATAGGATCCTGTACCACAGTAGAACTTGCAGAGGATCTGCTGATCTCTAATTCTTTCCAGATCTGTGCTGTAAATGCTGTGGGTTTGTTTATGAGTTTTACTCAGGACTTTCTCTGTGACTGCAGATCTGTGACTAAAACTGATTTCCAAAGGAAATCTGTGTGGTCATCTTAATGAACTGACAAAGTAATTCTGAAACATTCCTGCTTAACACTATTCAGCAGAAGTAGGTCTTATTCTGAAATTTCTGAAGTTGATGTCTCCAGTTTTCCATGTGGAaagaaaattatttgtttttacataCAAATAGCTTTACAACCAAAAATTTCTCTTTCTGTAAGTTATATAAAGTTTATTCCTTTCTGTTCCAGTCCTCATTCTTGTTTTGGCACCAGTAAAGCGACAGATAAAATGATTCCACTTGCCCCTT
The window above is part of the Chelonia mydas isolate rCheMyd1 chromosome 2, rCheMyd1.pri.v2, whole genome shotgun sequence genome. Proteins encoded here:
- the C2H18orf21 gene encoding UPF0711 protein C18orf21 homolog, which encodes MSRRRRFLEGAARALMGTCPAQARFLTWTLHSEKDNKTDREKICPYCFQFLVPDNHRVRLKPKMKLIPRIQKLLNREAKNQKLNLKQTKLLKKYKDSRSVQLVTCNTCNKTTRHHGKSRDFLATATSRSGTPKSRPDPKTQISANKTTPLNPSKSGSKSKSPASTSRTCMAGQSPSSSLSKTPKNTKFHFTQLKRLLNLEEKQKSQKKMDLKNFLSSL